From one Nitrospira sp. MA-1 genomic stretch:
- the nusB gene encoding transcription antitermination factor NusB, with product MTMTVPSGTPPANQAQGRPSRRLARQLALQMLFQYEFQDQNPSWQEKFWASQSASPEVQTFTSNLFRGVITNQSEIDEIIRDFAIDWSLQRMPVVDRNILRCSIYELLWEPDIPAMVTINEAVELAKLFADDEARRFVNGLLDHVLRAEPKLAIKRGQIQQKTPAPEFSDPSPTS from the coding sequence ATGACTATGACGGTCCCATCAGGTACACCACCAGCTAATCAGGCTCAGGGTCGGCCATCCAGACGTTTGGCCCGTCAGCTTGCATTGCAAATGCTTTTCCAATACGAATTTCAAGATCAAAACCCATCATGGCAAGAAAAGTTTTGGGCAAGTCAATCTGCATCACCGGAAGTCCAAACATTTACCTCGAATCTCTTTCGTGGGGTCATTACGAATCAATCTGAAATTGATGAAATTATTCGTGATTTTGCCATCGATTGGTCCTTGCAACGTATGCCGGTTGTGGATCGGAATATTTTGAGATGTTCCATTTACGAATTGTTATGGGAGCCTGATATTCCGGCCATGGTGACCATCAATGAAGCGGTTGAATTGGCTAAACTTTTTGCGGATGATGAGGCCAGGCGATTCGTCAATGGTCTTTTAGACCATGTTCTCCGTGCTGAACCAAAGCTTGCCATCAAGCGAGGCCAAATTCAACAGAAAACCCCAGCGCCGGAATTCTCTGATCCATCACCTACCTCCTAA
- a CDS encoding DUF433 domain-containing protein codes for MTSDICHGKPCVAGTAVDVATIVGTLGIGKSFDDVQEALNLTYEQILTALRYASYVTDHLPLRLPSGH; via the coding sequence ATGACCTCAGACATTTGCCACGGGAAACCATGCGTGGCAGGCACCGCCGTTGACGTGGCCACCATTGTAGGAACCCTTGGCATTGGAAAATCATTCGATGATGTTCAAGAAGCGTTGAATCTGACATATGAACAGATCCTCACTGCATTGCGATATGCTTCGTATGTGACGGACCATTTACCCCTTCGCCTTCCTTCGGGGCATTAA
- the purB gene encoding adenylosuccinate lyase, which produces MIDRYTLPRMGAVWTQTHKYELWLEVELAVCEAMEKMRQIPPGVAARIRKKVKVNPLRIAAIEQVTKHDVIAFLESVAEQAGNDGRFLHVGLTSSDIVDTSLSLQLVEAAQLIREDVKALLGALRDLAFAHQDTLMVGRSHGIHGEPISFAWKVAIWYQEFQRQQIRLEAAFVDIAVGKLSGAMGTFAHLSPSIEKTVCQRLGLNPAPISNQVLQRDRHAAFLSVLALMAASIEKIAIEIRHLQRTEVLEAEEYFEPGQKGSSAMPHKRNPISSENLCGLARVVRSNSLAAMENVALWHERDISHSSAERIILPDSTILINYMLVRLTNMLSKLVVYPERMMATLNQTGGLIYSQRVLLALLDKGAIRKNAYEHVQQQAMAAWKGAGSFQSLIEGDPFIAKHLSAKEIATCFNPRAYLRNQQQIFRRVFGMNPQSQRSTPPRATHPRKPSKKRKTE; this is translated from the coding sequence ATGATTGACCGCTACACGTTACCCCGTATGGGGGCCGTTTGGACCCAGACCCACAAATATGAGTTGTGGTTGGAGGTCGAACTTGCCGTGTGTGAGGCCATGGAAAAAATGAGACAGATTCCTCCTGGTGTGGCAGCCCGCATTCGAAAAAAGGTCAAGGTCAATCCTTTACGAATCGCGGCTATCGAACAAGTCACAAAACATGATGTTATTGCCTTCCTGGAATCCGTGGCGGAGCAGGCAGGGAATGACGGACGGTTTTTGCATGTTGGGCTCACCTCTTCGGATATCGTCGATACGTCTCTTTCGTTGCAATTAGTGGAAGCTGCCCAATTGATTCGTGAGGATGTCAAAGCCTTGCTTGGTGCCTTGCGGGATTTAGCTTTTGCGCATCAGGATACGCTGATGGTGGGGCGTTCCCATGGGATCCATGGAGAGCCTATTTCCTTTGCATGGAAGGTCGCCATTTGGTATCAGGAGTTTCAACGGCAGCAAATCCGCTTAGAGGCGGCGTTCGTGGACATTGCTGTCGGCAAGCTTTCCGGGGCCATGGGCACATTTGCCCATCTTTCTCCCTCAATCGAAAAAACCGTTTGTCAACGGTTAGGGTTGAACCCGGCGCCTATTTCAAACCAGGTGCTTCAGCGGGACCGGCACGCGGCCTTTCTTTCGGTCTTGGCACTGATGGCAGCGAGTATTGAAAAAATTGCCATTGAAATTCGTCATTTGCAAAGAACCGAAGTCCTGGAAGCTGAAGAATACTTTGAGCCAGGCCAAAAAGGCTCTTCCGCCATGCCTCATAAACGGAATCCGATCAGCTCGGAAAATTTATGTGGTCTTGCCAGGGTAGTGCGAAGTAACAGTCTGGCTGCCATGGAAAATGTTGCCTTGTGGCATGAACGGGACATTAGCCATTCATCTGCTGAGCGGATTATTCTTCCGGATAGCACGATTTTGATCAATTATATGCTGGTTCGGTTAACGAACATGTTATCCAAACTAGTGGTTTATCCTGAACGGATGATGGCCACTCTGAATCAAACCGGTGGACTGATCTACTCGCAACGAGTGTTACTGGCGTTGTTAGATAAAGGTGCAATCAGAAAAAACGCCTATGAGCATGTGCAGCAACAGGCAATGGCTGCCTGGAAAGGGGCAGGAAGTTTCCAATCTCTTATAGAGGGGGATCCCTTTATTGCCAAACACTTGAGTGCAAAAGAGATTGCAACCTGCTTCAATCCCAGAGCCTATTTGCGAAACCAGCAGCAGATTTTTAGACGGGTGTTTGGAATGAATCCCCAAAGCCAGCGATCAACGCCACCCCGAGCCACTCATCCAAGAAAACCCTCCAAAAAGAGGAAGACAGAATGA
- a CDS encoding phosphoribosylaminoimidazolesuccinocarboxamide synthase, whose protein sequence is MTKGDMFYEGKAKKIFLTEKLDEVIHYFKDDATAFNAQKRGTILEKGVVNNKISATLFQYLAEAGTPSHFIQQLNDREMLTRRVKIIPVEVVVRNRATGSIVKRLGLEEGLIIDPPLVEFFYKDDSLGDPLISEDHIRLLKLATPPQVEELRQQALKINEVLKPFFQKRGMMLVDFKLEFGLWNGQIILADEISPDTCRFWDIQTGERMDKDRFRKDLGRIEETYQEVLKRVCG, encoded by the coding sequence ATGACTAAGGGAGATATGTTTTACGAAGGAAAAGCCAAAAAAATTTTCCTGACCGAAAAATTAGACGAAGTCATTCACTACTTCAAGGATGATGCGACCGCCTTCAACGCGCAAAAACGGGGGACGATTCTGGAAAAAGGGGTGGTGAACAATAAAATCTCCGCCACGCTTTTTCAATACCTTGCTGAAGCGGGTACTCCCAGCCATTTTATCCAGCAACTCAATGATCGGGAAATGTTAACGCGACGAGTGAAAATTATTCCAGTTGAAGTTGTGGTGCGTAATCGAGCCACCGGCAGCATTGTCAAACGTCTGGGGTTAGAAGAAGGTTTGATCATTGATCCCCCATTAGTCGAATTCTTCTATAAAGACGATTCGCTGGGCGACCCTTTGATTTCCGAGGACCATATTCGCCTGCTTAAATTGGCCACACCCCCGCAAGTTGAAGAACTCCGACAGCAGGCCCTCAAGATCAACGAAGTGTTAAAACCTTTTTTTCAGAAAAGGGGCATGATGCTGGTGGATTTTAAGTTAGAATTCGGATTGTGGAACGGTCAGATTATTTTGGCAGATGAAATTTCCCCGGACACGTGCCGTTTTTGGGATATTCAAACCGGGGAACGCATGGATAAGGATCGTTTCCGAAAAGATCTGGGACGGATCGAGGAAACCTATCAAGAAGTTCTCAAACGAGTTTGCGGATAA
- the purQ gene encoding phosphoribosylformylglycinamidine synthase subunit PurQ, whose translation MNIGIIVFPGSNCDRDCGYVLSKIMKQTAHFIWHQERSLKGMDAIILPGGFSYGDYLRTGAIARFSPIMDAVVDFAGRGGMVLGICNGFQMLLELGILSGAMLRNRDLSFICEDRYIRVENANTPFTNHCEPGQILKLPIAHAEGNYYSNPVTLSALQANAQIVFRYCDREGKVTSQANPNGSLDSIAGIRNAAGNVLGLMPHPERGAEHLLNNEDGLYIFRSMISALDKHKTPQTV comes from the coding sequence ATGAACATCGGTATCATTGTATTTCCCGGCTCCAATTGTGATCGTGATTGTGGATATGTCCTTTCGAAGATCATGAAACAAACTGCCCATTTTATTTGGCATCAAGAGAGATCCCTCAAAGGCATGGATGCCATTATCCTGCCAGGGGGCTTTTCTTATGGGGACTATCTGCGCACAGGTGCCATAGCCCGATTTTCTCCCATCATGGATGCGGTCGTTGATTTTGCTGGGCGGGGAGGAATGGTCTTGGGCATATGCAATGGATTTCAAATGCTTTTGGAGCTTGGAATATTATCCGGTGCCATGTTGCGTAATCGGGATCTTTCTTTTATTTGCGAAGACCGCTATATACGGGTAGAAAACGCGAATACTCCATTTACCAATCACTGTGAACCCGGACAGATTCTGAAGTTGCCGATTGCCCATGCTGAAGGAAATTATTATTCGAACCCAGTGACGTTGTCCGCCTTGCAGGCCAATGCGCAAATCGTTTTTCGATATTGTGATCGTGAAGGCAAAGTCACTTCTCAAGCTAATCCCAATGGATCGCTGGATAGCATTGCGGGAATTCGTAATGCGGCCGGGAACGTTCTGGGTCTGATGCCTCATCCAGAGCGAGGCGCAGAACACCTTCTCAATAATGAGGATGGGTTGTATATTTTTCGATCAATGATTTCAGCATTGGATAAACACAAAACACCCCAAACTGTATAA
- the purS gene encoding phosphoribosylformylglycinamidine synthase subunit PurS produces the protein MKAKIYITLKNGILDPQGRAIQQSLQTLGFDTVGEVRIGKFIEVDLCETDRTSAGNSIKEMCEKLLANTVIEDYQYEIIEA, from the coding sequence ATGAAAGCCAAAATTTACATTACGCTCAAAAACGGAATCCTGGATCCTCAAGGTCGAGCCATTCAACAATCGCTTCAAACTCTTGGTTTTGACACGGTTGGAGAGGTCCGTATAGGGAAATTCATCGAGGTGGATCTTTGCGAAACAGACAGGACATCTGCAGGAAATAGTATAAAAGAGATGTGCGAAAAACTGCTTGCCAATACCGTCATTGAAGATTATCAATACGAGATCATTGAGGCGTAA